One stretch of Paenibacillus sp. FSL R5-0341 DNA includes these proteins:
- the murG gene encoding undecaprenyldiphospho-muramoylpentapeptide beta-N-acetylglucosaminyltransferase produces the protein MRVVLSGGGTGGHIYPAVAIARQCEAENPGSTFLYIGGTRGLESKLVPQENIPFKSIDITGFRRKLSIDNLKTVMRFIQGVRKSKKMLKEFKPDVVIGTGGYVCGPVVYAATKLGIPSIIHEQNAIPGLTNKFLMRYVDTVAVSFEGLEKSFSGAKNVIYTGNPRATTVAQASRDRGFATLGVPMNSRVVLVVGGSRGAKAINKAMVDMAPMLEQLDDVHVVYVTGDTYFDETREAIRSSLGTMPNHLHVLPYVHNMPEVLACTSLIVNRAGASFLAEITSLGIPSILIPSPNVTNNHQEANARKLEGGGASLTMLEKDLTGKVLYEAIAGIMNDELGRKRMAEASRKLGKPDAAEVLVREIQRLAARR, from the coding sequence ATGCGAGTCGTTCTAAGCGGCGGCGGTACGGGTGGACATATCTATCCGGCCGTTGCCATAGCAAGACAATGTGAGGCGGAGAACCCGGGCTCGACATTTCTATATATTGGCGGAACCAGAGGGCTGGAAAGCAAACTGGTCCCCCAGGAAAATATTCCTTTTAAATCAATTGATATTACCGGTTTTCGGCGCAAATTGTCCATCGACAACCTGAAAACGGTCATGCGTTTCATTCAAGGTGTACGCAAGTCCAAAAAAATGCTGAAGGAATTCAAACCGGATGTTGTAATTGGTACGGGTGGATATGTGTGTGGACCTGTAGTGTATGCAGCAACAAAACTGGGGATTCCGAGTATAATTCATGAACAGAACGCCATTCCGGGTCTAACTAACAAATTTTTGATGCGTTATGTGGACACGGTTGCCGTTAGCTTTGAAGGACTTGAAAAATCGTTTTCAGGTGCGAAAAATGTGATCTACACCGGTAATCCGCGAGCGACTACGGTAGCTCAGGCTAGCCGTGATCGTGGTTTTGCCACATTAGGTGTCCCGATGAACAGCCGTGTTGTTCTTGTGGTCGGTGGCAGTCGTGGAGCGAAAGCAATCAATAAAGCGATGGTGGACATGGCTCCTATGCTGGAGCAACTGGATGATGTTCATGTGGTTTACGTGACAGGGGATACCTATTTTGATGAAACGCGTGAAGCCATTCGCAGTTCATTGGGTACAATGCCAAACCACCTGCATGTTCTACCTTACGTACACAATATGCCTGAGGTACTTGCTTGTACATCCTTGATTGTAAATCGCGCTGGGGCATCATTCCTTGCGGAGATTACATCACTGGGCATTCCTTCGATCCTGATTCCGTCACCCAACGTGACCAACAATCATCAGGAAGCCAATGCACGCAAGCTTGAAGGTGGAGGCGCGTCGCTCACGATGCTGGAGAAGGATCTTACAGGCAAAGTGCTGTATGAAGCCATTGCCGGGATTATGAATGATGAACTCGGGCGTAAGCGAATGGCTGAAGCCTCCCGGAAACTGGGGAAACCGGATGCAGCGGAAGTGCTTGTGC